TTCAGGGACCTTGGCGTCCTCCTTCCTTAATCCCAGAGTTGGGCCCCACGTGGCCTAGAAGACCTGGCAGTGGGGTGCAGcgggcagcccagggcagcccaaGGACGAGGCGTCAGCTTTCGCCCTTTTTCGCGGCCCCTCTCTCCCCAGTTCCTGATGGCCACCAACTCCCTGAGCACGTGCTGCGAGTCGGGCGGCCGCACGCTGGCCGAGTCCGGGCCCGCCGCCTCGGCCCAGGCGCCCGTCTACTGCCCAGTCTACGAGAGCCGGCTGCTGGCCACCGCGCGCCACGAGCTGAACTCGGCCGCGGCGCTCGGCGTCTATGGGAGCCCCTACGGCAGTTCGCAGGGCTACGGCAACTACGTGGCCTACGGCTCCGAGGCGTCCGCTTTCTACTCGCTGGTAAGGGGCGCCCCCAGCGCGCCCCCCCGTCCCACCCCGGGGTGCGAGGGCTCCGGATCCCAGGCGCCGTCTGGTTGGGGGGGCTCTCGGAACAGCCCCACCCTGGTTCTGATTCCGGGGGAAGCAAGTGGGCATTTTCTGGAGCGCGGCGGGGAACGCTGTTACTCTTTTTCCTGGATTCAGTTGCAGCCACTGGTTCTGTCCGAGCGTGCGCGCGGCCCTGCTCCTGCTACCCcaccccttccccgcccccccccagcCCCATGCTTTCGGCCCAAGCCCCCCCCGCCCACCTACCCTGTCACCGCCCTCGCACGTGCCCCTCCCGACTCCCCTGGATAGCGCCCTCCACTCTGCGCGTGTGTCCGCTCTCCGCGCTTGGGGCCCGGGACTCGAACGCGGCTCGAGGCGGAGACTGGAggcgcgggggcggggcgcggggcggggcggggcgcgcgggGGAGGCCGCCTCCGCCACCGGACTCCGCTCCACAGAACAGCTTCGACTCCAAGGACGGGACAGGGTCTGCGCATGCGGGCCTCACGTCCGCAGCCGCCTACTACCCTTAcgagccagccctgggccagtaCGCGTACGACAGGTGAGGGGCCTGGGACGGGGCCTCCCCTCTGGCTCCCACTCCGCCACTGCCAGCCGCCACCGCCATCGCTTGTCTGCCAGGTGCAGAGCAGGAAAGGGGACCACACTTGGGGTCAGTCCTCCGTGCTCCATCCCCTCCTGGCTTCCCGGTTTAAATGCACCCCAATGGCCCCAGCCCCTGACCCAGGGCCCTTGGGAACCCAGCATGGCCCCACAGCGCTGTGACTGGGGACAGCTTTCCCCAGTACGTTTCCCCCTGCCAAGCCCATGGCCCCTACAAGGAGGACCGTGGCAAAGGTGGTGGGGGTGGCCCCTCCGGACAGCCCTCCTGCCCCCCCCAGGCACCACCGCGTAGTCCACTGCGCCTCGGAGGAGTGGATTCCACGGGGCTCAGAAGCTAGGGTGCCACTGCCCAGTCTGGTACCGGGATCAAAGGGGCAGAGACCCCCGAACTCAGAGAAAGATCCCTTCAGTGAGAGCCGTGGCTTCGCGTTTAGGTAGGGGTCCAGGCAGCTGTCTTTTGAAGAACAACTTCACCCTGAGCCACAGACGGAGGGGGACGCCTGGGGGCCCAAACCCAGCCAGCCGCGCGCCCCTGGCCGGTGCCCCATTACAGGGCTGTCTCCAGGTACGGGACCGTGGACAGCGGCACGCGGCGCAAGAACGCCACGCGGGAGACCACCAGCACGCTCAAGGCCTGGCTTCAGGAGCACCGCAAGAACCCGTACCCGACCAAGGGCGAGAAGATCATGCTGGCCATCATCACCAAGATGACCCTCACGCAGGTCTCCACCTGGTTCGCCAACGCGCGCCGGCGCCTCAAGAAGGAGAACAAGATGACGTGGCCGCCGCGGAACAAGTGCGTGGACGAGAAGCGGCCCTTCGCTgagggcgaggaggaggagggtggcgAGGACAGCGCGCGGGACTCCCTCAAGAGTGCCAGGAGCGAAGGTGGGTGAGGAGGCCCCCAGGGTGTGGGGACGGTGGCCGGCGAGCACCCTAAGCCGGGCCAGGCTGGACGCAGGGCAGGGGCTCCACCTAACCGGCCTCGCCCTGCGCTGGCCCCTGCCGGCTCCCCTCACAGACCCCAGCggcaaagaggagaaagagctGGAACTCAGTGACCTGGAGGACTTCGACCCGCTGGAGGCTCAGACCCCGGAGTGTGAGCTGAAGGTGCCCTTCCAGCCGCTGGACAGCGGCCTGGAGCACGTCCCTGCCACGCCCGACGGCGCCAGCGCTCATGGCAAGGAGGCCCCGGACACACTCCAGATGCCCCTGGTCAGCGGTGCTGCCGCCACCCTCGCCGAGGACCTGGAGAGGGCCCGGAGCTGCCTCCAGAGTGCGGTGGCGGGCCCGGAGCAGCGGCCAGGTGCCGAGAGCGGCCCGCAGGCCTGCGACGCCAAGCTGGGCTTCGCACAGGCAGGGGCGCCCGCAGGCCTGGAAGCGAAGCCCCGCATTTGGTCCTTGGCCCACACGGCAACCGCCCTGAGCCAGACCGAGTTTCCATCGTGCATGCTCAAACGCCCAGGTCCCGCCACCCCCGTAGCCGCGCCCTCGCCTGTGGCCGCGGCACCCTCCGGTGCCCTGGACCGGCACCAGGACTCCCCCGTGACCAGTCTCAGAAACTGGGTAGACGGGGTCTTCCACGACCCCGTCCTTAGGCATAGCACTTTGAACCAGGCCTGGGCCACCGCAAAGGGCGCCCTCCTGGACCCTGGGCCTCTGGGACGCTCACTGGGGGCGAGCACCAACGTGCTGGCGGCACCCCTGGCGCGCGCCTTCCCTCCCTCCGTGTCGCATGAAGCCGCGGCCGCAGGCGCAGCCCGGGAGCTTCTCGCCACGCCCAAAGCCAGCGGAAAGTCCTTCTGCGCCTGACGCTAGGGCCCGGCCGAAACGAGCCGCGCGCAGCCCGGTGACCCCAGGGCCGAGGACAGTTTTACCAAGAGTCCCAGGACAAACCGAAGGGCGGTCTGCTCGGACAGCCGCCCACTCGAGAGGAAAGATCTGGACTCCGTCTCCCGGGACCACGGACAagccgcgcgcgcgcgcgcgctgcCAGGGCCTCTGATCCCACCTGGTCCAAGTCACCCCAGAACCGGGGGATCCGGCGGGAAAGCGCGCACCACCCTTGGAACGTCGGGTTTACGCGGGGAAGGCGCTAAAGTCCCCAAGCTCCCCTTTTGGCCTTCGTTTCGGCTCTGTTGGGCTTGAGGCATGCGGGATTCGTTAGGAGCCCTGGGCTGTCACCTCCCAATACTGCGCGCACGTGACCTAGTGACGTTTTCTACATATATGTTCACACCGGTAACAGCCCGCTTCCCGGCGGGCTTCTGTAACGTAAGAACCAATAAAACCTCGTGATGGTGCCCGCCGTGCGAAAGGGCCACGCGCGCCCCGGACTGGCGGGGCAGGTGGGGCTGAGTCTCAAGCAAAGGGGGGCGGCGCTGGCTGGGGATCTCAGCTCGCAGTAGAAGCTCAGGGGCTGCGGAGAGAGGGTTCGGGTCTGTGGAATCCGGAGTCAGAAGGCGCGTGCCAGACCCCAAACTGAAACCTGCTCCAGAACAGTTTTGAGGACCCAAAGGGCTGCGGGAGgggcctctctccctccctcccgcacTGGGCCACCTCGCTCCTCACGCGAGAGCCAGGGCTGCGAGGTGGGAAGCCCGGACTTCGCAAGCTGGCCTCAGTCCCTGTCCCCCACCAGCCCCGAAAGTGCACTGTGGCGTGCATTCCCACCTCCCAGGTCCCTGCTCGCAGGCGTTCTTGCCTTCCCCAGCAAGGCTAGAGAGGCCAGGTGGAAACCCCTGGTCGGGTCAGAGCCTGGGACTGAGCCTGGAGATGAGACCGCCTCCACGGAAAAGAGCATGGGGCTAGGGTGTGGAGCGGGATGGGACCAGCCTGGAGCCTTGTGGGGCTCCCGGGTCCCTAGGAACGGCCCAGACCCACCTGCCCATCCCCCCAGGGTGCGCGGTCTGGTCGGGGTCGCCCGGGATCCCTGCGTGGGAGCCAACCCTGAGCCCCGGCAGCCGCGCGGTAATTGGATTGTAGCCGGGCCGCGCGCTGTCACCGTATCGACTTTGGCGCTCTTGGATGATATTATCGAGATCGGAAGCTCGCCGCTGATGCGCCTGTCAGAGGCTGCGGCGGGAGCCCCCGGCCCAGCGAGCACGCGTCAGCCAAGATAATTTGaagtgaaattttcattttgacaGTAAAACCCCTCAATTTCTAAAGGCTGCGCGCCAAGCGCTGGCTGGCAGGGGAGGCTTTGCGCAAAATCCACGTCTTAGACTGAAAAGGGCAAAAGAACTCGAATTAGTTGTAATAGATAAAAGGGCAAAAATAAAGAGTCCAAGGGACTTGACAGCAATCGCGAAAGTGGAGTCTCCGGGGAGCCCGCCGAGGCCCGGGCGGGGACGTCGGGAATGTTAATGCGGCGAGCGCGCCCCCGCCCCGGCCCCAGACAAAGCCGCGCGCCTGCTGCTCCCACGGGCGTCCTGGCCCCGGGCCCCTTGCTACAGCGGGCAGCGCAGAGGGCGCGTGGGAGCGCGGGCCGGGGTGCCAGGGCGCGCGGCTGGTTTCCCCGAGGCAGGGAAGGGGGAGCTCCAAGGACCGCCCTCGCAGGTCTCAGTTAGCACCCCCC
This portion of the Ochotona princeps isolate mOchPri1 chromosome 23, mOchPri1.hap1, whole genome shotgun sequence genome encodes:
- the IRX4 gene encoding iroquois-class homeodomain protein IRX-4, coding for MSYPQFGYPYSSAPQFLMATNSLSTCCESGGRTLAESGPAASAQAPVYCPVYESRLLATARHELNSAAALGVYGSPYGSSQGYGNYVAYGSEASAFYSLNSFDSKDGTGSAHAGLTSAAAYYPYEPALGQYAYDRYGTVDSGTRRKNATRETTSTLKAWLQEHRKNPYPTKGEKIMLAIITKMTLTQVSTWFANARRRLKKENKMTWPPRNKCVDEKRPFAEGEEEEGGEDSARDSLKSARSEDPSGKEEKELELSDLEDFDPLEAQTPECELKVPFQPLDSGLEHVPATPDGASAHGKEAPDTLQMPLVSGAAATLAEDLERARSCLQSAVAGPEQRPGAESGPQACDAKLGFAQAGAPAGLEAKPRIWSLAHTATALSQTEFPSCMLKRPGPATPVAAPSPVAAAPSGALDRHQDSPVTSLRNWVDGVFHDPVLRHSTLNQAWATAKGALLDPGPLGRSLGASTNVLAAPLARAFPPSVSHEAAAAGAARELLATPKASGKSFCA